In Banduia mediterranea, the genomic stretch GCTTGGCGACGAAGCCACGCACGATCATGTCCATGCCGCCCACGGGCTGCATCATCGTGGCCGCCATGTCCCACATTTCGGCGAACTCCATCTTGAACTGCCAGTAGTCGGACTCCAGCAGCTGATGCAGCGAATACGGTTCGTGTGGAATTCCGGGCTCGAGCATGGCCTCGCCATTGGTGAATCCGGCCCGGGGCGAGCCCGTGTACTTGAGCTGATCATCGAGGTCACCGAACTGGTGCATGAAGGCCAGCATCCGCTCCTTGTCCTCGCCCGAAAACGGCTGATCCAGCGCGTCAGTGCTGATCGCCTTGGCCAATAGCTCGGCGATGCCGCCTCGGGCGTCGGTGATCATGCGCTGCGCACGCACCGGTTTGCCCCCGAAGGCCTTCTTGCTGTGAACCCAGGCAGCCCGGTTGTCGTTGACGAACGGCTCCAGGGCCACGCCCAATTCGCGGCAGTAAGTCAAAATGCCCTGGTGGTGATACGGCAAACGCGCCGGCCCACAGTTCATGTAGAGATGGGGGTCGTCATCAAACTCGCAGAGTTGCTCGCTGTCGTACTCCACCAGTTTGTCGCCGTGGCGCGCGGTCTTGTTGCGTCCGCCGACATGCGCCGTCGCTTCGAGGATCATGCAGTCATAACCGGCCTTGCCCAGTTCGTAGGCGCTGACCAGGCCGCCGATGCCGGAACCGACGATGATGACCTTCTTGCCCTTGCCCGAACCCGCTGGCAAACGAGGCGGACCGGCATAGGCCGGCGGAACGGCCACCAGTCCCAAGGCCGTCATTGCACCATACAATTTTGAGCTGCCCGCGACGGCGCCGAGACGGCTCAGGAAATCGCGGCGCGTCCACGCCGCTCCGATTGATTCGGCCATTTGGCGGCTCCTCAGTTCTGGGTCTGACTCATGCGCTGAACCAGCGCTTCGATTTCTGCGTCGCTGCAGTCGCCGCAAAGCCCGCCGGGCATCAAGGTGCCCGGCACTCCGTTGCGGACGCTTTCCAGCAGCGCCGGCATCCCCTTTTCAAGGCGGGGCGCCCACTCGGCCTCGCGACCGTACTTGGGAGCGCCTCCGGCTCCGGTCGCGTGGCAGGCTCCGCAGACCTGCATTTTCTGGTCGAGGTCGGCGGCCTGTGCCTCCCCGATGGCACCGAGCAGGCCGAATGCGGCAATCGCCGCGGCTCGCCGGCCTTGCTGTGTGAAACGTAGCCCCAACATGTGCTTGCCCCCGAAGTGCTCAGTCATACGTCACGAAGCCGATGGCGTCTTTCTGCAGACACAGAACATGCCATCTGCGCGGCAACAACCACGACATTCCGGCCGGGAACTCAAAATTGGGCCTCCGCCGTGAGATACACGGTGCGCTCGTTTCCATAATTGAAATAGCCCACGTTCTCGTCCGGGGAGATCACGCCCCAGTATTCCTCGTCGAGCAGGTTGTAGACATTGACGGTCAGCTTGAGCCCTTCGAGCAGACCCGAGGCGGCAGCCTGATAACCGAACGCGGCATTGAGCACGGTATATCCGTCCACGGTCTCAGCCCCCGTGGTCGAGGCCGAACGCTCGCCGGTGTACTTGGCGTCCGCGTTGACGAAAAAGCCATGCGGCAGATCGTATGAGGCGTCGAGCGACAACATGACTTCGGGCGTGTCCGGGATCTGTTCGTCCTCGACATCGACCTCGCGGGTCTGGGTCTCCGGCGTCGACGGATCGCCGTCTGCGTCTTCAAAGGCGAAGTAGTTGTCCTGGAACTTGGAGCTGTTCAAGGTCAGGGTGGAACCTAGGCGCAAGCGGCTGCTGGCGGTCCAGATCAGTCCGAATTCGGCACCGTAGGTTTTGATGCTGCCGACGTTCTGATAGATGTCTTCGCCCACACGAAACGGATCATTGACCGTGAGTTGCAGGATGCGGTCGTCGTAGTCGATGTAGTACAAGGACGCCGTGCCGCTGAACTTGCCGCGCGAGCTGCGCAAACCCAGGTCTACATTGCGCGAGGTTTCAGGTTCGAGGTTCTCGTTGGTGGTGACCGCCACCAGGGCGTTGCGCGGCGTGGCGCTGAAGTTTTCAGCGTAGTTGACGAACAGCTCCTCCTGAGGCGTCAGCGCCAGCGTCGCGCCGAGCTGCGGCTGGAACCAGTCCTTGTCACTGACGTCGAATTCGCTGTACTGGCCACGATTGAAGGCATCGGTATTGGCAATGCCTGCGAACTTCCGCTCCACTTTGAGGCCCTTGGTGCCAGCCGCGAGCGTGAGCTTGCCATCGAACAGACGCAGCGTGTCCTTCAGGTAGTACTGCGTGACCTTGGTGTTAAACGTACGGTCGTAGTAGTTGATGATCTGCGGCTGGCTGTAGTCGAAATTGCCGGTGCCGGGAACGATGTGGTAAAGCGGCCGCCTTTGGTAGAAGTCGTAATCTTCGTACCAACCGCCGACTTCGACGTCGTTGATCGCGGTACTCCATCGCAGGGCCGCCGTCAGACCGGCGCGGTGCCCGCCCATGCTTTCCAGCCGCTTGGCGACGATGTCCTCGTCCGGCAGCGATACGTCGTCGCGGCCCGGGTCGCCACCGAGATCGGGATTGGTGGCGTCGTTGTACAAGCCCAGCGCCGCCGACGGCGGTACGCTGCCGACCCCGTAGCCTTCCTTGTCCTCGTAGTACGGAACCAGCGTCAGGCGCAGCATCGGCGTGAGCAGGAACTCGGCGTTGAGGCTCACCAGCTGGTCGGTGCGGCCATTGGTCCAGCCTTCGATATTGAGCGCGTCTTCCTCTGGATCGCCGGTGGCGGTTTCGTGCAAGGGGAAAATATTGGTGCCGTCCAACAGATACTGCGGCATGTCGTGGTCGTCACGCTTGTTGTAACGATAGGCCAGTGTCAGCGTGTGCCCGATGCCCAGCACCTGCTTGAACTTGGCCTCGACATGATCGCGCTCCATATTGGCCTTGTGCAGATCGGGTTGCACCGAGCGGCGACGCGAGGCGGCAATGTAGGCGGTTGGACCGCCGGACCACAGCTGCGGCGTATCCAGGCGAATGAAGTTGCGGATCAGCTCGTTGCTGCCTGCGGTACTCGAGGTCTGCACCGCCCAGATGCCCGCCGGGTCATCCGAGAAATAGCGGATGGAGCCACCCAGTGCATGATACGAGGGCATCGATACGTCGCCGGAACCCTGGGCCAGCGAGATTTCACCGAGGTTTTCGGATTCGACGTAGCGGTTCGGCGGACTGCCTTCGCGCACATCCGAGGTCTCCAATGGAACACCGTCGAGCGTGACCCCGATCTGCTCGGACGAAAAGCCACGGATGCGGATCGACGTACCGAACTCGTAGGTACCGAAAGGGTCCGACATCTGTACGTTCACGCCCGGCAGAGCGTTGAGATAGGATTGCGGCGACCGCCCCGGAACTTCCTGTTCGATATCGTCGAACAGCAGGGAACTGGTGGAGCGTGTCACGCCCTGACCCACCACCGTCGTGGTGCCAAGCGAGGCATTGTCGTCCTCGTCCTGCGCCAGCGCCCCAGCGGACATCGTCGACAGCAAACCCAGCACCAACATGATCATCCAGTGCCGATCGGTGCCTGGTTCCGTTTTTTTATCTGTTGAACCCACGATTGTGTCACTCCCGTAGTCAGACAAGCAGGTACAGCGGCTGTCTCCTCCGGGCCCTATGGGTTTTGCTTCTGGGGGCCTCCGTCTCAGGTGTTTAAGCAACGCCGATGCCAGCACGTGGCGTTTCGATGACACGCCCCTGGGGATTTCCCTATATATTTCTCATATATTTGAAATAATTGATGATTTTTTAGGAGAGAGGCCGTATTGCACGGATGCACGAAAGCCTGCGGTCGACGAATGCGAACGCAGGCTTTCGTGGAGGCTCGGTACAGGCTGTACCGTGCGCCGATATGGCGCGTCCGGAGGAACAGTTCAGGCGGCTGCGTAGATCTGGTGGCTGTGATGCGTCTTCGGCTCCCACAGGGCGATGCCCTGGGCGATGGCCGTGTCCGGAATGAGGGCGCCCGCCCCAGTGGACGCGGTTTCGACGAAAGCCGCCTCCAGCGTGCGCACCAGGCCACGAATATTGCCGTGCCAGCGGCACTCTCGGATCAGCGTCCAGGCCTCATCGCTGAGACCGACTGGCGCCTTCCACGAAGTGCACTTGCTACCGAGCTTGGCCAGCGTGGTCGCGGTGACGGCGATCATATCCTCCTCGCGCCGGTTCAGCTCCGGCACCGACAGCGTCGCCGCGCCGAGACGGGTGAATTCGTCGAGGTTCACGCTGTTCTGCAGATGCGTCCAGCTCCGGTTGGTGGCGAACAGCAACGCACATTCCAGAGGCTGCTTGGATGAGGCTCCGAACGGCAGATATTGTCCGTTGTCCAGCGCCTCCATCAGGGTTTCCATGACGGCGCCGGACATACCGTGGCTTTCGTCGATGAAACAGACGCCATCGCGCGCATGGGTGAAGGCGCCCGTCCGCGCACCAGCGCCCGGAAATGCACCCGAAACATGGCCGCACAGCAGCGATTTCACGGCGGCCTTGTCTCCGGTGTTTTCGGCGGCCAGGTTCACGGACACGAACTTGCCGCGCTTGCGCACCAGGAAGTAGTAGTAGGCCAATGTGGTCTTGCCGCTGCCGGGACCGCCGAGCAGATAGGTGCGGCTGATCCCGTTCTGCGCGTAGCCACGGATGCGGGCCACCAGCGCCTGCAGTTCCTGGCTGAACACGAAGAAATTCTTGAATTCCGGGGTTTCGACCTCGGAGGTGACCGGCATGCGAATGACATTGGATTCCGGCACCGGCTGCATGCGCGCCGGCAGCTGTTGCGCCACGGCATCCGGATTGGCGGCGAGAATCAAGCGCACACCCTCCAGCCGGTCTTCACTGGCGCGGCGATGCAGCCAGGCCCCGAGCGCCGAAAGCTGGTCGCCCCGGATGGCGATGATCAGCACGGTCGCTGCGCCACCCTGACGCGCCGCGATGACGCGGTCCGCCAGTGCATCGAGCCGCGACGGCTCGATGAACAGGCTCAGCACATAGTTGGAGCGCAGCGGCACCTGAGCCAGTTGATCATCGAACAGCACATCGCAGCGCTGATCTTCCCCGACTGCGGCGTGCAATGCCTCCATAGACCCCGGTTCGCGGCCCAGCGCACTGGCGCAGAACGTGATCAGCGCGGGCGGCGGCGCAGCGCCTTCGACATCCGTGTCCCTTTTCGAGCTGAGACCAAACATGGCAAACCTTCCGATGGAGCGTGTCGCAAGGCTAGACCCAATGTCCGCCGATGCACAGTCACCTGCCGATAAAACGGCCACCGGCTCCGATCAGCGGTGTTCAGAGGGCCGGATTCGCCTCAACGGGTGCCCGAATCCGGTTCATGGGCAATCCTTGAGCACGAAAGCGTCGCTGGTCCCGCTGTAAGGCCCATCGCCACTGACGCCCTGGTAGCGGATCCGGTAGGTACCCGGTTCGGTGCCGCGCGGGACCTGCCATTCGACCACGGCCTCGTCACCGACGCCGTTACGGACGTAGGTGAAGCGCGTCCACCAGTCATCGTCGGTGGCAACGACGCGCCATTGGCCATCCATCTCGCGATCGATGTAGCCAGAATTTTTCATAAAGGTGGGTGAGTCTCGTTTATCCATTTGATATAACTTTAATTATACAAACAACGCTTCGGACGAAGCATGGACGAGACTGCCAGTGAATCAGTCCCGGACCCAGCTGCGTTTTCCCTCCATCGCCGGCTTTACGGTGCGCGCCGATTTCGATGGCGGCGCGATGTCCACCGACTTCGGCCCGCTGTTGCTGCATGGCACGGATCGGCAGACCGGGTTGATCGACCGGCTGGCGTCGGCGATCCAGGATCGACGGCATGCCTCCTGCGTCGACCACAGCCTCAACGATCTCTTGCGCCGGCGCGTTTTCCAGACCGCCTGCGGCTACGTCGACGGCAACGATGCCAACAGCCTGCGCCACGACCTGGTCTTCAAGCTCGTGTCCGAGCGTGCGCCGCTGGATGCCGACAACGCTCTGGCCTCCGGCCCCAGCTTCTCGCGTCTGGAGAACGCGATGACCCGCTAGGATATTGACCGTCTTGCGCAGGCCTTCATCGATGCCTTCGTCGCCAGCGACGCCAAGCCGCCGGCCGTGATCGTGCTGGACATGGATCACTCGGAGGATCCCACTCACGGGCAACCGGGCGCTGACACCCAAGGCCACACCGCTACTGGAGCAGACCCGTGCCCTGCACGCGCAACGCTGCGCCGATGCGCGCCGCCTCGCTCAGGCCGAGCCAGCCGCGACGCGTCTGTACGCGGATGTCGACTACCAGGCCGGCTCCTGGTCGCACGCGTGGCTCGTTGGATCGGGCTGGCGCAGAAATCGGCTCGGTCGAGCGCCGGTCAGCTGGCGGAGGGTGCCGAGCGGGGCGCGTGGGGCGGTTTATGAACCATCCGGGCCAAGGATTGCACAGGAGCGTCTCCGCCAATATCGGGATCCCTTCCAGGGAAAGCATTGACCGGGCGCGCCAACGACAAACGGCGGTTTGGATCGCGCGCATTCGGCCGCAGCTGGCCGCGTGCACCGACGCTCAGCTGCCCCGCTTGAAGCGGCTGATCAGCCGCCGCTCCTTCTTGCTTGGACGCTCCGTGGACACCGGCACATTGGCGCGCCGCTGTGCCGCTGCAACGGCGCGCTGCTCCACGCTTTGCGCCGTCTCCTCGTACAGCAGCCTCGCCTCCGGTGCACCGCCGCGACGATCGGAAAGGCCCAGCACGCGGATCTCGACACGATCGTCACCCTGGGCGACCCGCAAGCTGGCACCGATCTGCACCACGCGGCTGACCTTGGGACGCTCGCCGTTATAGAGCACCTTGCCGTTCTCGACGGCTTGCTTGGCGAGGCTGCGCGTGCGAAAGAAGCGAGCGGCCCACAGCCATTTGTCGAGACGGACCGGTTCGACACTGCCTTGGCTCACGCGACTTCCGGACAGCTTCAGGCGGCCACGCGGCCGACATTGGCCTCGACCACGGCGACCGCCGCCATGTTGACGATGCGCCGCACCGTCGCCGAAGGCGTGAGGATGTGCACCGGCGCCGCGCAGCCCAGCAGGATCGGTCCGATCGCCACATTGTTGCCGGCGGAAGTCTTGAGCAGGTTGTAGGCGATATTGGCCGCGTCCAGATTCGGCATCACCAGCAGATTGGCATCACCGCTGAGCGTGGAATCGCCGAGCACGGCCTTGCGGATGCTGCCGTCCAAGGCACAGTCGCCGTGCATTTCACCGTCGACTTCGATCTCCGGTGCACGCTCGCGCAGCAGCGCCAGGGTGTCGCGCATCTTGACCGCGGACGGCGCGTTGGAGGTGCCGAAGTTGGAATGCGAAACCAGGGCCACACGCGGTTCGGTGCCGAAGCGGCGCACCATTTCGGCCGCCATGACGGTGATTTCGGCCAGTTCTTCGGCCGTGGGATCGTCGTTGACGTGGGTATCGACAATGAACACCTGCCGGTTCGGCAGAATCAGCGCGTTCATTGCGCCGTAGACCTTGCACCCCTCGCGCTTTCCGATCACGCGGTCTATGTACTGCAGATGGCGCGCGGTGTTGCTGATGGTGCCGCAGAGCATGGCGTCGCCCTCGCCCTTGGCCAGCAGCATCGCTGCGATCAGCGTGGTACGCCGCCGCATCTCCAGCTTGGCGTATTGCGGGGTGACGCCACTACGCTTCATCAGCTCGTAGTAGGACTGCCAGTACTCGCGGTAGCGCGGATCGAATTCCGGATTGACCACGCTGTAGTGCTCGCCTGCACGCAAACGCAGGCCGAAACGCTGGATGCGCTGCTCGATCACGGCGGGGCGGCCGACCAGCACCGGCACGGCGATCTGGTCGTCCGCCAGTACCTGGCAGGCGCGCAGCATGCGCTCTTCCTCGCCTTCGGCCAGGATCACGCGCTTGGACTCGGGCTTGACCTTGCGGGCGGCCGCAATCACCGGCTTCATCATCGTGCCGCTGTGGTGCACGAACTGCTGCAGGCGTTCGATGTAGGCGTCGAAATCCGCGATCGGGCGTGCGGCCACACCGGACTCCATTGCCGCGCGCGCCACCGCCGGCGCGATCTTGACGATCAGGCGCGGATCGAAGGGCTTGGGGATCAGGTACTCGGGGCCGAAATGCAGGTCCTCGATGCCATAGGCCGAGGCGACTACGTCATTGGCTTCCTGGCGCGCCAGTTCGGCAATGGCGTGCACGCAGGCGATTTCCATTTCGCGGGTGATGGTGGTGGCACCAGCGTCC encodes the following:
- a CDS encoding flavin monoamine oxidase family protein, which codes for MAESIGAAWTRRDFLSRLGAVAGSSKLYGAMTALGLVAVPPAYAGPPRLPAGSGKGKKVIIVGSGIGGLVSAYELGKAGYDCMILEATAHVGGRNKTARHGDKLVEYDSEQLCEFDDDPHLYMNCGPARLPYHHQGILTYCRELGVALEPFVNDNRAAWVHSKKAFGGKPVRAQRMITDARGGIAELLAKAISTDALDQPFSGEDKERMLAFMHQFGDLDDQLKYTGSPRAGFTNGEAMLEPGIPHEPYSLHQLLESDYWQFKMEFAEMWDMAATMMQPVGGMDMIVRGFVAKLDGVIRTGVPVTGIFNEDDKVRVRFKDPDGGERELSADFCIDGAPAYVAAGIDNNFSDRYRAALKAVEPGHLCKIGFQTSRRFWEEDDHIYGGISWTEQDILQIWYPPHGFHQKKGVILGAYTFGPEVGKKFAALNPGARLALAMEQGEKLHPGYSKMIDNGISVCWSKVPYLFGCAPEWSDEARKTHYPVLRQAEGRHYLVGDQMSYHSGWQEGAVYSAHSVIDMIHRRVHA
- a CDS encoding c-type cytochrome, which encodes MTEHFGGKHMLGLRFTQQGRRAAAIAAFGLLGAIGEAQAADLDQKMQVCGACHATGAGGAPKYGREAEWAPRLEKGMPALLESVRNGVPGTLMPGGLCGDCSDAEIEALVQRMSQTQN
- a CDS encoding TonB-dependent receptor — translated: MIMLVLGLLSTMSAGALAQDEDDNASLGTTTVVGQGVTRSTSSLLFDDIEQEVPGRSPQSYLNALPGVNVQMSDPFGTYEFGTSIRIRGFSSEQIGVTLDGVPLETSDVREGSPPNRYVESENLGEISLAQGSGDVSMPSYHALGGSIRYFSDDPAGIWAVQTSSTAGSNELIRNFIRLDTPQLWSGGPTAYIAASRRRSVQPDLHKANMERDHVEAKFKQVLGIGHTLTLAYRYNKRDDHDMPQYLLDGTNIFPLHETATGDPEEDALNIEGWTNGRTDQLVSLNAEFLLTPMLRLTLVPYYEDKEGYGVGSVPPSAALGLYNDATNPDLGGDPGRDDVSLPDEDIVAKRLESMGGHRAGLTAALRWSTAINDVEVGGWYEDYDFYQRRPLYHIVPGTGNFDYSQPQIINYYDRTFNTKVTQYYLKDTLRLFDGKLTLAAGTKGLKVERKFAGIANTDAFNRGQYSEFDVSDKDWFQPQLGATLALTPQEELFVNYAENFSATPRNALVAVTTNENLEPETSRNVDLGLRSSRGKFSGTASLYYIDYDDRILQLTVNDPFRVGEDIYQNVGSIKTYGAEFGLIWTASSRLRLGSTLTLNSSKFQDNYFAFEDADGDPSTPETQTREVDVEDEQIPDTPEVMLSLDASYDLPHGFFVNADAKYTGERSASTTGAETVDGYTVLNAAFGYQAAASGLLEGLKLTVNVYNLLDEEYWGVISPDENVGYFNYGNERTVYLTAEAQF
- a CDS encoding sigma 54-interacting transcriptional regulator; the encoded protein is MFGLSSKRDTDVEGAAPPPALITFCASALGREPGSMEALHAAVGEDQRCDVLFDDQLAQVPLRSNYVLSLFIEPSRLDALADRVIAARQGGAATVLIIAIRGDQLSALGAWLHRRASEDRLEGVRLILAANPDAVAQQLPARMQPVPESNVIRMPVTSEVETPEFKNFFVFSQELQALVARIRGYAQNGISRTYLLGGPGSGKTTLAYYYFLVRKRGKFVSVNLAAENTGDKAAVKSLLCGHVSGAFPGAGARTGAFTHARDGVCFIDESHGMSGAVMETLMEALDNGQYLPFGASSKQPLECALLFATNRSWTHLQNSVNLDEFTRLGAATLSVPELNRREEDMIAVTATTLAKLGSKCTSWKAPVGLSDEAWTLIRECRWHGNIRGLVRTLEAAFVETASTGAGALIPDTAIAQGIALWEPKTHHSHQIYAAA
- a CDS encoding neutral/alkaline non-lysosomal ceramidase C-terminal domain-containing protein; the encoded protein is MKNSGYIDREMDGQWRVVATDDDWWTRFTYVRNGVGDEAVVEWQVPRGTEPGTYRIRYQGVSGDGPYSGTSDAFVLKDCP
- a CDS encoding RNA-binding S4 domain-containing protein codes for the protein MSQGSVEPVRLDKWLWAARFFRTRSLAKQAVENGKVLYNGERPKVSRVVQIGASLRVAQGDDRVEIRVLGLSDRRGGAPEARLLYEETAQSVEQRAVAAAQRRANVPVSTERPSKKERRLISRFKRGS
- a CDS encoding NADP-dependent malic enzyme, translating into MKLSEPFRQSALEYHEFPTPGKLSVTPTKQLVNQRDLALAYSPGVAAACEEIVENPVNAYRYTARGNLVAVITNGTAVLGLGNIGPLASKPVMEGKAVLFKKFAGIDVFDIEIDQQDPDKLIEIVAALEPTFGGINLEDIKAPECFYIEKTLRERMKIPVFHDDQHGTAIIVGAAVTNGLAVVGKAFTDVKLVVSGAGAAALACVEMLVDLGIRKENVWLTDLAGVVYQGRTELMDDNKAQYAQATAARSLAEVIDGADIFLGLSAGGVLKPEMLKAMAAQPLILALANPTPEIQPELAKEARPDAVIATGRTDYPNQVNNVLCFPFIFRGALDAGATTITREMEIACVHAIAELARQEANDVVASAYGIEDLHFGPEYLIPKPFDPRLIVKIAPAVARAAMESGVAARPIADFDAYIERLQQFVHHSGTMMKPVIAAARKVKPESKRVILAEGEEERMLRACQVLADDQIAVPVLVGRPAVIEQRIQRFGLRLRAGEHYSVVNPEFDPRYREYWQSYYELMKRSGVTPQYAKLEMRRRTTLIAAMLLAKGEGDAMLCGTISNTARHLQYIDRVIGKREGCKVYGAMNALILPNRQVFIVDTHVNDDPTAEELAEITVMAAEMVRRFGTEPRVALVSHSNFGTSNAPSAVKMRDTLALLRERAPEIEVDGEMHGDCALDGSIRKAVLGDSTLSGDANLLVMPNLDAANIAYNLLKTSAGNNVAIGPILLGCAAPVHILTPSATVRRIVNMAAVAVVEANVGRVAA